The following coding sequences are from one Streptomyces venezuelae window:
- a CDS encoding fasciclin domain-containing protein — MNTTPRRVRRAAVAAASAAFLPLALTACSDDSSDSAADSPSKSASAEPSKAMGSMTEPFGPACSSVPKDGKGSFDGMAKDPVATAASNNPALSTLVTAVKKAGLVDTLNSAEDITVFAPTNDAFAKIPKADLDKVLNDKAQLTKILTYHVVGQRLTPDDLKSGSYATLEKSKLTTSGSGESYKVNDSANVVCGNVETANANVHIIDTVLMPKS; from the coding sequence ATGAACACCACCCCCCGCCGTGTCCGTCGCGCCGCCGTCGCCGCCGCCTCGGCCGCCTTCCTGCCCCTCGCCCTCACGGCCTGCTCGGACGACAGCTCGGACAGCGCCGCCGACAGCCCCTCCAAGAGCGCGTCGGCGGAACCGTCCAAGGCGATGGGCTCCATGACGGAGCCGTTCGGGCCCGCCTGTTCGTCCGTGCCGAAGGACGGCAAGGGCAGCTTCGACGGCATGGCGAAGGACCCCGTGGCCACGGCCGCGTCGAACAACCCGGCCCTGTCCACGCTGGTGACCGCCGTCAAGAAGGCCGGACTGGTCGACACGTTGAACAGCGCCGAGGACATCACCGTCTTCGCGCCGACGAACGACGCCTTCGCGAAGATCCCCAAGGCCGACCTGGACAAGGTCCTCAACGACAAGGCGCAGCTCACCAAGATCCTCACGTACCACGTGGTCGGCCAGCGGCTGACGCCCGACGACCTGAAGAGCGGCTCCTACGCGACGCTGGAGAAGTCGAAGCTCACGACGTCCGGTTCGGGTGAGTCGTACAAGGTGAACGACTCGGCGAACGTCGTCTGCGGCAACGTCGAGACGGCCAACGCCAACGTGCACATCATCGACACGGTCCTCATGCCGAAGAGCTGA
- a CDS encoding molybdopterin-dependent oxidoreductase — protein sequence MTTERNRRKPRSDLGRAAAGALSGVLAGFAALAAAELLSSAVRPEAGPVVAVGGAAIDRTPPSVKDWAIREFGTDDKLVLQSGIVAVLALLAVVLGLLALRHRRLGAAGVLLFGVVGAVAAVSRPDSTGFTDAFPSLVGAVAGAALLYALAGRLEPHAASEGGAEAAEWDRRGFLVAATAAAAASAGVGALGRSFNASRGKDAIASREGIVLPAPASPASDVPRGARLRVPGISPFLTPAEDFYRVDTALIVPKVDADAWRLRIHGKGVARVTSLSFQDLLRRGLVERDITLTCVSNEVGGPYVGNARWIGVRLADVLAECGVVPPVRGGPADQLVARSVDGMTIGTPVDDVMDGRDALLALGMNGEPLPFEHGFPVRMVVPGLYGYVSACKWIEDIELTTFDAYDPYWVRRDWAAKAPVKTQSRIDTPKPFARPTAGTVMVAGVAWAQHLGIDKVEVRVDDGPWRSADLAAEDTRDTWRQWSFPWQAAPGGHTLTVRATDRTGTVQTAERTRTSPDGASGRHSVVVTVT from the coding sequence GTGACGACAGAACGGAACCGCCGGAAACCGCGCAGCGACCTGGGGCGTGCCGCGGCCGGTGCCCTGAGCGGGGTACTTGCCGGGTTCGCCGCTCTCGCCGCCGCCGAGCTGCTGTCCTCCGCCGTACGTCCCGAGGCCGGGCCCGTCGTGGCGGTCGGCGGCGCGGCGATCGACCGTACGCCCCCGTCCGTCAAGGACTGGGCGATCCGGGAGTTCGGCACCGACGACAAACTCGTCCTGCAGTCCGGCATCGTCGCGGTGCTCGCGCTCCTGGCGGTCGTGCTGGGGCTCCTCGCCCTGCGCCACCGCCGCCTCGGCGCCGCGGGCGTGCTCCTCTTCGGGGTGGTCGGCGCCGTGGCGGCCGTCTCCCGGCCCGATTCGACCGGCTTCACGGACGCGTTCCCCTCCCTGGTGGGCGCCGTGGCCGGTGCGGCGCTGCTGTATGCGCTCGCCGGTCGTCTGGAGCCGCACGCCGCGTCGGAAGGGGGCGCTGAGGCCGCCGAGTGGGACCGGCGCGGGTTCCTCGTCGCGGCGACCGCTGCCGCCGCCGCGTCGGCGGGCGTCGGAGCCCTGGGCAGGTCGTTCAACGCCTCGCGCGGCAAGGACGCCATCGCATCGCGGGAGGGCATCGTGCTGCCCGCCCCCGCCTCGCCCGCGTCCGACGTCCCCAGGGGCGCGCGGCTGCGCGTGCCCGGCATCAGTCCCTTCCTCACGCCCGCCGAGGACTTCTACCGGGTGGACACCGCGCTGATCGTGCCCAAGGTCGACGCCGACGCCTGGCGGCTGCGCATCCACGGCAAGGGCGTGGCGCGTGTGACGAGCCTGTCCTTCCAGGACCTGCTGCGGCGTGGACTGGTCGAGCGGGACATCACCTTGACCTGTGTGTCCAATGAGGTCGGCGGCCCGTACGTGGGCAACGCCCGCTGGATCGGCGTGCGCCTCGCCGACGTGCTCGCCGAGTGCGGGGTGGTGCCCCCGGTCCGCGGCGGCCCCGCGGACCAGCTGGTCGCGCGGTCCGTGGACGGCATGACCATCGGCACACCCGTCGACGACGTGATGGACGGCCGTGACGCACTGCTCGCGCTCGGCATGAACGGTGAACCGCTGCCGTTCGAGCACGGGTTCCCCGTCCGCATGGTGGTGCCGGGGCTGTACGGATACGTCTCCGCCTGCAAGTGGATCGAGGACATCGAGCTCACGACGTTCGACGCGTACGACCCTTACTGGGTACGGCGCGACTGGGCCGCCAAGGCCCCCGTCAAGACCCAGTCCCGCATCGACACCCCCAAGCCGTTCGCCCGGCCGACGGCGGGCACGGTGATGGTCGCCGGGGTGGCGTGGGCGCAGCACCTCGGCATCGACAAGGTCGAGGTGCGCGTCGACGACGGCCCTTGGCGGAGCGCCGACCTGGCCGCCGAGGACACCCGCGACACCTGGCGCCAGTGGTCCTTCCCCTGGCAGGCCGCTCCGGGCGGTCACACCCTCACGGTGCGGGCGACCGACCGTACGGGCACCGTCCAGACGGCGGAACGAACCCGCACGAGCCCCGACGGGGCGAGCGGCCGGCATTCGGTGGTGGTCACCGTCACCTGA